One region of Thunnus thynnus chromosome 14, fThuThy2.1, whole genome shotgun sequence genomic DNA includes:
- the LOC137197134 gene encoding glutathione S-transferase omega-1-like, which produces MATEKCFAKGSTAPAPVPKGHIRLYSMRFCPFAQRTRLVLNAKGIKHDTININLKDKPDWFLEKNPLGLVPTLETPAGEVVYESPITCEYLDEVYPEKKLLPSSPFGKAQQKMMLEHFSKITPYFYKIPMGRKNGEDVSGLEAELKEKFSKLNEDLVNKKTKFFGGDSITMIDYMMWPWFERLEIFELKHILDHTPELKKWSESMLVDPAVKATMHSMDTYKAFYKTYVDGKPNYDYGL; this is translated from the exons gaaGTACTGCACCCGCTCCAGTGCCCAAAGGCCACATCAGACTTTACAGCATGAGGTTCTGCCCCTTCGCCCAGAGGACCCGATTGGTGCTGAATGCCAAAGGAATCAA GCATGACACCATCAACATTAACCTGAAAGACAAACCTGACTGGTTCCTTGAGAAGAATCCACTTGGTCTTGTCCCAACACTGGAGACACCTGCTGGTGAGGTGGTGTATGAGTCTCCCATCACATGTGAATATCTGGATGAAGTTTACCCTGAAAAGAAGCTGCTTCCTTCCAGCCCGTTTGGTAAAGCTCAACAGAAGATGATGCTGGAGCATTTTTCCAAG ATAACGCCGTACTTCTACAAGATCCCAATGGGCAGGAAGAATGGCGAGGATGTTTCAGGACTGGAAGCTGAACTGAAAGAGAAGTTTTCCAAATTAAATGAG GACCTGGTTAATAAGAAGACCAAGTTCTTTGGTGGTGACTCTATCACGATGATCGATTACATGATGTGGCCATGGTTCGAGAGACTGGAGATCTTCGAACTGAAACA catCCTAGATCACACGCCTGAGCTGAAGAAGTGGTCAGAGAGCATGTTAGTGGATCCTGCTGTCAAAGCCACCATGCACAGCATGGACACCTACAAGGCCTTCTACAAGACTTACGTCGATGGGAAACCCAACTATGACTACGGCCTGTAG